The Astatotilapia calliptera chromosome 14, fAstCal1.2, whole genome shotgun sequence genome includes a region encoding these proteins:
- the vstm5 gene encoding V-set and transmembrane domain-containing protein 5 isoform X2, whose amino-acid sequence MWHFRLWEIQDVAVFLSIMLYMCHLAGAISIYSPQRSLIRSVQDDVIFSVNFTCSGIPNIQWTFMSGLVSRTIGAWQPGGYTNITEDYSSRVQAYDNGSMGLSDLRLQDGGFYVVTITESTGSSKDFGFVLKVNEVLYEDLQYLTVSFLALACLASLLMLTMWLLDKAYKKIMACKRRREMPENDVTELQIMNV is encoded by the exons ATGTGGCATTTCAGGCTCTGGGAAATACAAgatgttgctgtttttctcaGCATCATGTTATATATGTGCCACCTTG ctggagcCATCTCCATATACTCTCCTCAGAGGAGCCTGATCCGCTCAGTGCAGGACGATGTGATCTTCTCAGTGAATTTCACCTGTAGCGGGATCCCAAACATACAATGGACTTTTATGTCAGGATTGGTGAGCCGGACGATAGGGGCCTGGCAGCCGGGGGGGTACACCAACATAACGGAGGACTACAGCAGCCGAGTGCAGGCCTATGACAACGGTTCGATGGGCCTGTCAGACCTGCGGCTGCAGGATGGTGGATTTTACGTGGTCACCATCACAGAATCAACTGGGAGCAGCAAGGATTTTGGTTTCGTCCTAAAAGTAAATG AGGTTCTGTATGAGGACCTTCAGTACCTTACTGTCTCTTTTTTGGCCCTGGCCTGCTTGGCCAGCCTTCTTATGCTCACCATGTGGCTCCTGGACAAGGCCTACAAGAAGATAATGGCATGCAAGCGCAGGAGAGAGATGCCAG aaaacGATGTGACTGAGCTGCAGATAATGAACGTCTGA
- the vstm5 gene encoding V-set and transmembrane domain-containing protein 5 isoform X1, translating into MWHFRLWEIQDVAVFLSIMLYMCHLAGAISIYSPQRSLIRSVQDDVIFSVNFTCSGIPNIQWTFMSGLVSRTIGAWQPGGYTNITEDYSSRVQAYDNGSMGLSDLRLQDGGFYVVTITESTGSSKDFGFVLKVNEVLYEDLQYLTVSFLALACLASLLMLTMWLLDKAYKKIMACKRRREMPGDARKAGLQLGNVL; encoded by the exons ATGTGGCATTTCAGGCTCTGGGAAATACAAgatgttgctgtttttctcaGCATCATGTTATATATGTGCCACCTTG ctggagcCATCTCCATATACTCTCCTCAGAGGAGCCTGATCCGCTCAGTGCAGGACGATGTGATCTTCTCAGTGAATTTCACCTGTAGCGGGATCCCAAACATACAATGGACTTTTATGTCAGGATTGGTGAGCCGGACGATAGGGGCCTGGCAGCCGGGGGGGTACACCAACATAACGGAGGACTACAGCAGCCGAGTGCAGGCCTATGACAACGGTTCGATGGGCCTGTCAGACCTGCGGCTGCAGGATGGTGGATTTTACGTGGTCACCATCACAGAATCAACTGGGAGCAGCAAGGATTTTGGTTTCGTCCTAAAAGTAAATG AGGTTCTGTATGAGGACCTTCAGTACCTTACTGTCTCTTTTTTGGCCCTGGCCTGCTTGGCCAGCCTTCTTATGCTCACCATGTGGCTCCTGGACAAGGCCTACAAGAAGATAATGGCATGCAAGCGCAGGAGAGAGATGCCAG GTGATGCCAGAAAAGCAGGTTTGCAACTTGGAAATGTCTTGTGA
- the med17 gene encoding mediator of RNA polymerase II transcription subunit 17, translating to MSGGPAVRISIESSCEKQVQEVALDGTETYVPPLSMSQNLAKLAQRIDFSQGSDSEEDVEGEPKDREWGKQDGEEEEGTVKFQPSLWPWDSVRNNLRSALTEMCVLYDVLSVVKEKKYMALDPVSQDPAAGKTPQVFQLISKKKSLATAAMILQKGAEKLSKSVTENQENRRQRDFNSELLRLRSQWKLRKVGDKILGDLSYRSAGSLFPHHGTFEVIKNTDIDLDKKIPEDYCPLDVQIPSDLEGSAYIKVSIQKQAPDIGDLGTVSLFRQQQKNKAGTQQWHVKLEAAQNVLLCKEIFAQLSREAVQIKSQIPHIVVKNQIISQPFPGLQLSISLCHSTGEKKNNRASPEKPKPDDHLYVLEHNLHQMMREFHKQQLSSVVIPHPSSAPFAHKRLRLAGPLAYDKAEISSWQQTEGLLEKMIKQAKHIFLRRRTARTIDSLASRIEDPQIQAHWSNINDVYESSVKVLITSQGYEQICKSIQLQLNIGVEQIRVVHRDGRVVTLSHQEQELQDFLLSQMSQHQVHAVQQLAKVMGWHVLSFSNHVGLGPVESIGNASAVTVASPNGEYAISVRNGPESGCKVLVQFPRSQIKELPKSDVIQDAKWSHLRGPYKEVHWSKMEGRNFVYKMELLMAALTPCP from the exons ATGTCTGGTGGTCCAGCGGTGAGGATCAGCATCGAGTCTTCCTGTGAGAAGCAGGTGCAGGAAGTGGCACTGGATGGGACCGAGACCTATGTCCCTCCTCTATCCATGTCCCAGAACTTGGCAAAGTTGGCACAAAGAATTGACTTCAGCCAGGGATCCGACTCAGAGGAGGATGTTGAGGGAGAACCCAAGGACCGAGAATGGGGCAAgcaggatggagaggaggaagaag GCACAGTAAAATTTCAGCCGTCTCTTTGGCCCTGGGATTCGGTGCGTAACAACCTCCGCAGTGCCCTCACAGAGATGTGTGTACTCTATGATGTGCTCAGTGTGGTGAAGGAGAAGAAGTACATGGCTTTAGACCCCGTGTCTCAGGATCCAGCAGCTGGAAAG ACACCACAAGTTTTCCAGCTGATCAGTAAAAAGAAATCATTGGCCACAGCAGCTATGATCCTTCAAAAGGGAGCAGAGAAGCTCAGTAAATCAGTCACAGAGAACCAGGAGAACAGGAGGCAAAGGGATTTCAACTCTGAGCTGCTGCGGCTGCGCTCACAGTGGAAACTACGCAAAGTTGGAGACAAGATCCTGGGAGACCTCAGCTACCGCAGTGCAG GCTCCCTTTTCCCCCATCATGGCACATTTGAAGTGATCAAAAATACTGACATTGATCTGGACAAAAAAATCCCAGAGGATTACTGCCCACTGGACGTCCAGATCCCCAGTGACCTGGAGGGGTCTGCTTACATCAAG GTGTCCATTCAGAAACAAGCTCCTGACATTGGTGATCTGGGAACCGTCAGCCTTTTCAGACAACAGCAAAAGAACAAAGCTG GTACGCAGCAATGGCACGTGAAACTGGAGGCGGCTCAGAATGTTTTGCTCTGTAAGGAGATCTTCGCCCAGCTGTCCAGGGAGGCAGTTCAGATCAAATCCCAGATCCCTCACATTGTTGTGAAAAACCAGATCATCTCACAGCCATTCCCAG GTCTGCAGCTGTCAATCTCACTGTGCCACTCTacgggagagaagaaaaacaaccggGCATCTCCAGAGAAACCCAAACCGGACGACCACCTTTACGTACTAGAACACAATCTGCATCAGATGATGAGAGAG tTTCACAAGCAGCAGCTGAGCTCTGTGGTGATACCGCACCCTTCTAGCGCTCCCTTTGCGCACAAACGTCTGCGTTTGGCAGGGCCACTGGCCTATGACAAGGCAGAAATCTCCAGTTGGCAGCAGACTGAGGGGCTGCTGGAGAAGATGATCAAACAGGCCAAACACATCTTCCTACGTCGCAG GACTGCACGTACCATCGATAGTCTGGCCAGTCGGATTGAAGACCCGCAGATCCAGGCTCACTGGTCCAACATTAATGACGTATACGAGTCCAGTGTCAAGGTGCTCATCACTTCACAAGGCTACGAGCAGATCTGCAA GTCCATCCAGCTGCAGCTGAACATCGGTGTGGAGCAGATCAGGGTGGTGCACAGAGATGGACGTGTGGTCACGCTGTCACACCAGGAACAGGAGCTGCAAGACTTTCTCCTCTCACAG ATGTCGCAGCATCAGGTACATGCAGTTCAGCAGCTGGCTAAGGTGATGGGCTGGCACGTCCTGAGCTTCAGTAACCATGTAGGTCTGGGCCCAGTGGAGAGCATCGGAAATGCCTCCGCGGTCACTGTTGCCTCTCCCAACGGAGAGTACGCCATCTCAG taCGTAACGGCCCAGAGAGCGGCTGCAAAGTTTTGGTGCAGTTCCCTCGCAGCCAGATCAAAGAGCTGCCAAAGAGCGACGTCATCCAGGACGCCAAGTGGAGCCACCTCAGAGGGCCGTACAAAGAGGTCCATTGGAGCAAGATGGAGGGCCGAAACTTTGTCTACAAGATGGAGCTCCTCATGGCGGCGCTGACTCCCTGTCCTTAG